One stretch of Comamonas testosteroni DNA includes these proteins:
- a CDS encoding c-type cytochrome gives MRSKPLLTSARSALWLAFALAAPLPGLASSAATSLRVQDVAVLAASCANCHGPDGRSTGVIPPLRGLPEAHLLQRLQAFKAGTAKDATVMTRLAKGYDDEQLKALAQWFSKKGQ, from the coding sequence ATGCGATCGAAACCCTTGCTCACTTCGGCGCGCTCTGCGCTATGGCTGGCTTTTGCCCTGGCAGCGCCGCTGCCCGGCCTGGCCAGCTCTGCCGCAACCTCTTTGCGTGTGCAGGATGTGGCCGTGCTGGCTGCCAGCTGCGCCAACTGCCACGGCCCGGACGGCCGCTCCACGGGCGTCATTCCTCCGCTGCGCGGTCTGCCTGAGGCTCATCTGCTGCAGCGCCTGCAGGCCTTCAAGGCCGGCACCGCCAAGGACGCCACCGTCATGACCCGTCTGGCCAAGGGCTACGACGATGAGCAACTCAAAGCGCTGGCCCAGTGGTTCAGCAAGAAGGGCCAGTAA
- a CDS encoding NAD(P)/FAD-dependent oxidoreductase — protein MQINRRQILGGAAAGAASFAVPAIVQAKAASAHVVVIGGGFGGATAARYLRQFAPHIQVTLVEPAERFHTCPFSNLYLAGLRSWDSIGHGYGGLRKAGVNVVHASADQVLTDSRRVLLSNGQALSYDKLVLSPGIDMRWNALEGYDEAAAQLAPHAWKAGAQTQLLKKQLEAMPDGGKFVMVIPANPFRCPPGPYERAAMVAHYLKQHKPKSKILLLDDKDAFSKQGLFIQGWKALYGDMIEWVKQADDGKVTRVDAKNLEVETAFGTRHKADVLNVIPPQKAGFIADRAGVTNASGWVPVKPESFESTQVRHVYVLGDATIAAPMPKSGFAANTQGKVAAAAIAAELSGSPLPAAAFANTCYSLIGTDYGISVAGVYRTAAGKLIEVPDSGGVSPMNGDAAFRKAEADYGAAWYKAISADIWGG, from the coding sequence ATGCAGATCAATCGTCGTCAAATTCTCGGTGGTGCCGCCGCCGGCGCAGCCAGCTTCGCCGTGCCCGCCATCGTGCAGGCCAAGGCAGCTTCGGCCCATGTGGTCGTGATCGGCGGCGGCTTTGGCGGAGCCACGGCTGCGCGCTATCTGCGCCAGTTCGCGCCGCATATCCAGGTCACGCTGGTGGAGCCGGCCGAGCGCTTCCATACCTGCCCCTTCTCCAATCTGTACCTGGCCGGCCTGCGCAGCTGGGACAGCATAGGCCACGGATACGGCGGTCTGCGCAAGGCCGGCGTGAACGTGGTCCATGCAAGTGCCGACCAGGTCCTGACCGACTCCAGGCGCGTGCTGCTGTCCAACGGTCAGGCGCTGAGCTATGACAAGCTGGTGCTCTCGCCCGGCATCGACATGCGCTGGAATGCATTGGAGGGCTATGACGAGGCGGCCGCGCAGCTCGCCCCCCATGCCTGGAAGGCCGGAGCGCAGACCCAGCTGCTCAAGAAGCAGCTCGAAGCCATGCCCGACGGCGGCAAGTTCGTGATGGTCATCCCTGCCAACCCTTTCCGCTGCCCGCCCGGCCCCTACGAGCGCGCGGCCATGGTGGCCCACTACCTCAAGCAGCACAAACCAAAGTCCAAGATTCTGCTGCTGGACGACAAGGATGCCTTCTCCAAGCAAGGTCTGTTCATCCAGGGCTGGAAGGCGCTTTATGGCGACATGATCGAATGGGTCAAGCAGGCCGATGACGGCAAGGTCACACGCGTGGATGCCAAGAACCTGGAAGTGGAAACCGCGTTCGGCACCAGGCACAAGGCCGATGTGCTCAACGTCATCCCGCCCCAGAAGGCCGGCTTTATCGCCGACCGCGCCGGCGTGACCAACGCCAGCGGCTGGGTGCCCGTCAAGCCAGAGTCCTTTGAATCCACCCAGGTCCGGCATGTCTATGTGCTGGGCGACGCCACGATTGCGGCGCCCATGCCCAAGTCCGGCTTTGCCGCCAATACGCAAGGCAAGGTGGCTGCTGCCGCGATTGCCGCCGAGCTGAGCGGCAGCCCCCTGCCTGCAGCGGCCTTTGCCAACACCTGCTACAGCCTGATCGGCACCGACTACGGCATTTCCGTGGCCGGCGTCTACCGCACGGCAGCGGGCAAGCTGATTGAAGTGCCCGACTCCGGCGGCGTGAGCCCCATGAACGGCGATGCCGCCTTCCGCAAGGCCGAGGCCGACTACGGCGCAGCCTGGTACAAGGCGATCAGCGCGGATATCTGGGGTGGGTGA
- a CDS encoding YeeE/YedE family protein has product MLLWSVFLLGMAFGVAARLGRFCLLRGLRQQMGRDTEVAAGQAPALQAFALALAVALLASQGLQALGMLDLSQAAIARPSFSMAGVLIGGLLFGVGMVLARACGARSLVLLAGGNLRSLITLVFLALGAQLAMTGVLTPLRLWLQALAPLTLAQATLPAYLSSLNRWLLTLGLALLLLAYALLRPGLRQSRLQWGSALLIGLLVAAGWWLTAHIGVDEFEPARLTSLSFIGPIAEALLYLQLSVGREPGIGLALTAGVLSGAFLAALGSRTARWEGFDSTSRLAASAGGGLLMGVGGVLAAGCSIGQGLSGLSTLSLASFAAVAGILLGALLSLRLLRQQ; this is encoded by the coding sequence ATGTTGTTGTGGTCTGTTTTTCTGCTGGGCATGGCCTTCGGCGTCGCCGCGCGGCTGGGGCGTTTCTGTCTGCTGCGCGGGCTGCGCCAGCAAATGGGGCGAGATACCGAAGTCGCTGCGGGCCAGGCACCTGCATTGCAGGCCTTTGCCCTGGCATTGGCCGTGGCCTTGCTGGCCTCCCAGGGGCTGCAGGCTCTGGGAATGCTCGATCTGAGCCAGGCCGCCATTGCGCGGCCCAGCTTCTCCATGGCTGGCGTGCTGATAGGTGGTTTGCTGTTTGGCGTCGGCATGGTGCTGGCCCGCGCCTGCGGGGCGCGCTCTCTGGTACTGCTGGCGGGCGGCAATCTGCGCTCTCTGATCACCCTGGTGTTTCTGGCGCTGGGCGCGCAACTGGCCATGACCGGTGTGCTGACGCCTCTGCGCCTGTGGCTGCAGGCCCTCGCCCCCCTCACGCTGGCCCAGGCCACCCTGCCCGCCTATCTGTCTTCCCTGAATAGATGGCTGCTGACGCTTGGGCTGGCCTTGCTGCTGCTGGCCTACGCCCTGCTGCGTCCCGGCCTGCGCCAAAGCCGCTTGCAGTGGGGCAGCGCGTTGCTCATAGGCCTGCTGGTGGCTGCCGGCTGGTGGCTGACTGCGCATATCGGGGTCGATGAGTTCGAGCCGGCCCGCCTCACCTCGCTAAGCTTCATCGGCCCGATTGCCGAGGCCCTGCTCTATCTGCAACTGTCCGTGGGACGCGAGCCCGGCATAGGCCTGGCGCTGACGGCGGGCGTGCTCTCCGGTGCCTTTCTCGCAGCCCTTGGCAGCCGCACTGCGCGCTGGGAGGGCTTTGACAGCACCAGCCGCCTGGCAGCCAGCGCCGGTGGCGGCCTGCTGATGGGAGTTGGCGGCGTGCTGGCCGCAGGCTGCTCCATTGGTCAGGGGCTGAGCGGGCTGTCCACGCTGTCGCTGGCCAGTTTTGCGGCCGTTGCCGGCATCCTGCTCGGAGCGCTTCTCAGCCTGCGCCTGCTGCGCCAGCAATAG
- a CDS encoding FAD-dependent oxidoreductase: MQRRHFLWTPPALALGAAAGPAMAGPAIVSSQSPILPRKGKGPRIVICGGGWGGLTAARYLRELIPASDVVLLERNPTFWSGPMSNKWLVDIVGTDFVNRDMLHPANKYGYTLLQTEVTGFERDKKLVRTAHGLIEYDFLILSGGIRNDYEAWFGNDQHAIEYTRTHFPNAYIPNQEMLSLKSKVKNFKGGTLVMTLPPPPHRCPPSPYERACLIAWHIKKNKIPGKILILDPKPKIAPIGVGYKQAFEELYADIITHVPNAGVKEVDPFNKQIKTAAGDFRFDDAILMPPHQAADMVWKADLIGKDAATGKPTGWADMHNRLFHARSDDRVYFVGDLMGAISPQFGHYPKSGHVANYIGKIVARNIAERVAGKEVVARLPDNLCYMMVNGDPQEEISVKFEYEVDASGQVNQTQIDMDVRTSELVKEDFAWINGKFGDFLGT; this comes from the coding sequence ATGCAACGTCGCCATTTCCTCTGGACTCCGCCCGCACTCGCCCTGGGCGCCGCTGCCGGCCCGGCAATGGCTGGACCCGCCATCGTCAGCAGCCAGTCGCCCATCCTGCCGCGCAAGGGCAAAGGTCCGCGCATCGTGATCTGCGGCGGCGGCTGGGGTGGCCTCACGGCGGCACGCTATCTGCGCGAGCTGATTCCTGCTTCCGACGTCGTGCTGCTGGAGCGCAATCCGACCTTCTGGTCCGGCCCCATGAGCAACAAGTGGCTGGTGGACATCGTAGGCACGGACTTCGTGAACCGCGACATGCTGCACCCGGCCAACAAATACGGCTACACGCTGCTGCAGACCGAGGTCACGGGCTTCGAGCGCGACAAAAAGCTGGTGCGCACGGCCCATGGCCTGATCGAGTACGACTTCCTGATTCTCTCGGGCGGCATTCGCAATGATTACGAGGCCTGGTTCGGCAACGACCAGCACGCCATCGAGTACACGCGCACCCATTTCCCCAACGCCTACATCCCCAACCAGGAAATGCTCTCGCTCAAGAGCAAGGTCAAAAACTTCAAGGGCGGCACGCTGGTGATGACACTGCCGCCTCCGCCGCATCGCTGCCCGCCCTCGCCCTATGAGCGCGCCTGCCTGATCGCCTGGCATATCAAGAAGAACAAGATTCCCGGCAAGATCCTGATTCTCGACCCCAAGCCCAAGATTGCACCTATCGGCGTGGGCTACAAGCAGGCTTTCGAAGAGCTGTACGCAGACATCATCACCCATGTGCCCAATGCCGGCGTCAAGGAAGTGGACCCCTTCAACAAGCAGATCAAGACCGCTGCGGGTGACTTCAGGTTCGACGACGCCATCCTCATGCCGCCCCACCAGGCCGCCGACATGGTCTGGAAGGCCGACCTGATAGGCAAGGATGCCGCCACCGGCAAGCCCACGGGCTGGGCCGACATGCACAATCGTCTGTTTCATGCCAGAAGCGATGACCGCGTGTATTTTGTCGGCGATCTGATGGGCGCGATCTCGCCTCAGTTCGGCCACTACCCCAAGAGCGGCCATGTGGCCAATTACATCGGCAAGATCGTCGCCCGGAACATTGCCGAGCGTGTGGCCGGCAAGGAGGTCGTTGCCCGGCTGCCCGACAACCTCTGCTACATGATGGTCAACGGCGACCCTCAGGAGGAAATTTCGGTGAAGTTCGAATACGAGGTGGACGCCAGCGGCCAGGTCAACCAGACCCAGATCGACATGGACGTGCGCACCTCCGAGCTGGTCAAGGAAGACTTTGCCTGGATCAACGGCAAGTTCGGTGATTTCCTGGGCACTTAA
- a CDS encoding thiosulfate oxidation carrier protein SoxY: protein MFKNTTRRSMVLSAAAAGASLALPASALAQASSAAKTPLVGPLAPNPAEFRKAMEQFTGGKPGLAEGLQLEVPVLADNPSAVPVKVKVTLPVTDQDWCEEVIVLAELNPSPLACRMQFTAAAGVAEAAVRIRLSQSQTVHALARMKSGKILVAKQATTVAASGCGM from the coding sequence ATGTTCAAGAACACCACCCGTAGAAGCATGGTGCTGAGCGCGGCGGCAGCCGGGGCCAGTCTGGCTCTGCCCGCATCGGCTCTGGCGCAAGCCAGCAGCGCCGCCAAGACTCCGCTGGTCGGGCCACTGGCGCCGAACCCGGCCGAGTTCAGGAAAGCCATGGAGCAGTTCACGGGCGGCAAGCCAGGCCTGGCCGAAGGCCTGCAGCTGGAGGTGCCCGTGCTGGCCGACAACCCCAGTGCCGTGCCCGTCAAGGTCAAGGTGACGCTGCCCGTCACCGATCAGGACTGGTGCGAGGAGGTCATTGTGCTGGCCGAACTCAACCCCTCGCCGCTGGCCTGCCGCATGCAGTTCACCGCAGCGGCCGGAGTGGCCGAGGCGGCGGTGCGCATACGCCTGTCCCAGTCGCAGACCGTTCACGCACTGGCGCGCATGAAGAGCGGCAAGATACTGGTCGCCAAACAGGCGACGACCGTGGCCGCCAGCGGCTGCGGCATGTGA
- the soxZ gene encoding thiosulfate oxidation carrier complex protein SoxZ has translation MNKPPRVWVSNANPKKGEVLRVRAQMEHVMESGLRTDPATGKVRPRNIVSRFEARLGNTLLFSWEPGISIAQNPYIEFTFVARESGELNMQWKDEQGQTLSAQKTISVA, from the coding sequence ATGAATAAACCACCCCGCGTCTGGGTCAGCAACGCCAACCCCAAGAAAGGCGAAGTGCTGCGCGTGCGCGCGCAGATGGAACATGTCATGGAAAGCGGTCTGCGCACCGACCCGGCCACGGGCAAGGTGCGCCCGCGCAATATCGTGAGCCGTTTCGAAGCCCGGCTGGGCAATACCTTGCTGTTCAGCTGGGAGCCCGGCATTTCGATTGCCCAAAACCCCTATATCGAGTTCACCTTTGTCGCCCGGGAAAGTGGCGAGCTCAATATGCAGTGGAAGGACGAGCAGGGCCAGACGCTGAGTGCGCAGAAGACGATCAGCGTCGCCTGA
- a CDS encoding YitT family protein has translation MGINLAVLPDMSTPLSSSASSALVGSIDAAAASGSVSPGLRHGRFEDAQALFTGSLFVSITMMLFAQAGLLTGSTAGIAFLLHYVTGLPFGAIFFVINLPFYWFAWKRMGAEFTIKTFVSVAMLALMADVGPRFIHIDYLNPLYAAVAGGLLMGSGCLFLARHHSSLGGATIVSLYLQDRYGIRAGKVQMMIDCTVVLLALAIVPLERVAYSVLAAVIMSMFLWISHRPGRYQGN, from the coding sequence ATGGGCATCAATCTTGCTGTCTTACCCGACATGTCCACACCGCTATCTTCTTCCGCCAGCTCTGCTCTGGTCGGCAGCATCGATGCCGCCGCTGCTTCCGGGTCTGTCAGCCCGGGCCTGCGCCATGGTCGCTTCGAGGACGCGCAGGCCCTGTTCACGGGCTCGCTGTTTGTCTCCATCACCATGATGCTGTTTGCGCAGGCGGGACTGCTCACGGGCAGCACGGCGGGCATTGCCTTTTTGCTGCACTATGTGACGGGACTGCCTTTCGGCGCCATCTTCTTCGTCATCAATCTGCCGTTTTACTGGTTTGCCTGGAAGCGCATGGGCGCGGAGTTCACGATCAAGACCTTTGTCTCGGTTGCCATGCTGGCGCTGATGGCCGATGTGGGCCCGCGCTTCATCCATATCGACTACCTGAATCCGCTCTATGCGGCCGTGGCTGGAGGCTTGCTCATGGGGTCGGGTTGCCTGTTCCTGGCGCGGCACCATTCCAGCCTGGGCGGGGCCACGATCGTCTCGCTCTATCTGCAGGACCGCTACGGCATTCGCGCCGGCAAGGTGCAGATGATGATCGACTGCACTGTTGTGCTGCTGGCGCTGGCCATCGTGCCGCTGGAGCGTGTGGCGTATTCGGTGCTTGCGGCGGTGATCATGAGCATGTTCCTGTGGATCAGCCATCGCCCAGGTCGCTATCAGGGCAACTGA
- a CDS encoding outer membrane protein assembly factor BamE, with product MNIFSRVTAALAAAAISTLALLGCDDQKIKELEEGLSTEADVRAKFGEPERIWNEEDGSRTFEYNRQPAGARNYMITIGTDGKMSALRQVLAPHVFARVVPGMEENEVRRMLGRPAKMMTYKLKQETDWDWNYIDPPTREMQFTVTFGSDGRVLRTLNRERLPDESRG from the coding sequence ATGAATATTTTTTCCCGTGTGACGGCGGCCCTGGCGGCGGCGGCGATCAGCACCCTGGCACTGCTGGGCTGCGACGATCAGAAGATCAAGGAGCTGGAGGAAGGCCTGTCCACCGAGGCCGATGTGCGCGCGAAGTTTGGCGAGCCCGAGCGCATCTGGAACGAAGAGGATGGCTCGCGCACCTTTGAGTACAACCGTCAGCCGGCCGGTGCCAGGAACTACATGATCACCATAGGTACGGACGGCAAGATGAGCGCGCTGCGTCAGGTGCTGGCTCCGCATGTGTTTGCGAGGGTCGTGCCCGGCATGGAGGAGAACGAGGTGCGCCGCATGCTGGGCAGGCCCGCCAAGATGATGACTTACAAGCTCAAGCAGGAAACAGACTGGGACTGGAACTACATCGATCCACCCACACGCGAGATGCAGTTCACAGTGACCTTCGGCTCCGATGGCCGGGTGCTGCGCACACTCAACCGCGAACGCCTGCCCGACGAGTCGCGAGGCTGA
- a CDS encoding DUF3460 family protein, whose protein sequence is MSFFRRPDYRSDTTNFINDLKQQKPELDKQQQAGRALLWDKDVNYEVWEDLRAGRVEQQPYVYQTNHS, encoded by the coding sequence ATGTCTTTCTTCCGTCGCCCCGACTACCGTTCCGACACCACCAACTTCATCAACGACCTGAAGCAGCAAAAGCCCGAGCTGGACAAGCAACAGCAAGCCGGTCGCGCCCTGCTGTGGGACAAGGACGTGAACTATGAAGTCTGGGAAGATCTGCGCGCCGGCCGCGTGGAACAACAGCCCTACGTGTACCAGACCAACCACTCCTGA
- a CDS encoding segregation and condensation protein A, with protein MSEAEEQPLLPGQSPDAPDPSPSVVDQVALARLYGEPLFALPQDLYIPPDALEVFLEAFEGPLDLLLYLIRKQNFNILDIPMLDVTRQYMTYVDEVRSRNLELAAEYLLMAAMLIEIKSRMLLPPKKQEDGEEAEDPRAELVRRLLEYEQMKLAAQQLGQLPTYGRDFLKATVYIEQSLQPRFPDVEIGELQAAWRDILKRAKLVQSHKITREELSVREYMSQILKQLQGQRFVEFERIFNPEKGSTVLVVTFIAMLELAKETLIEITQAEAYAPIYVRLAYTPV; from the coding sequence ATGAGCGAGGCTGAAGAACAGCCCCTGTTGCCGGGCCAGAGCCCGGACGCTCCTGACCCGTCGCCTTCGGTTGTCGATCAGGTGGCTCTTGCACGCCTGTATGGCGAGCCGCTGTTTGCGCTGCCCCAGGATCTCTATATCCCGCCCGATGCGCTGGAAGTCTTTCTCGAAGCCTTTGAAGGCCCGCTGGACTTGCTGCTCTACCTGATCCGCAAGCAGAACTTCAACATCCTCGACATCCCCATGCTGGACGTGACGCGCCAGTACATGACCTATGTGGACGAGGTGCGCAGCCGCAATCTGGAGCTGGCAGCCGAATATCTGCTGATGGCGGCCATGCTCATCGAGATCAAGTCGCGCATGCTGCTTCCGCCCAAGAAGCAGGAGGACGGCGAGGAAGCCGAGGATCCGCGCGCCGAGCTGGTGCGCCGCCTGCTCGAATACGAGCAGATGAAGCTGGCCGCCCAGCAACTGGGACAGCTGCCCACCTACGGGCGTGACTTTCTCAAGGCCACGGTCTATATCGAGCAAAGCCTGCAACCACGCTTTCCGGATGTGGAAATCGGCGAGCTGCAAGCCGCCTGGCGCGACATCCTCAAGCGCGCCAAGCTGGTGCAAAGCCACAAGATCACGCGCGAAGAGCTGTCGGTGCGCGAGTACATGAGCCAGATCCTCAAGCAGCTACAGGGTCAGCGCTTTGTGGAGTTCGAGCGCATCTTCAATCCGGAAAAAGGCTCGACTGTGCTGGTGGTGACCTTTATCGCCATGCTGGAGCTGGCCAAGGAAACGCTGATCGAAATCACCCAGGCCGAAGCCTATGCGCCCATTTATGTGCGTCTGGCCTATACCCCGGTGTGA